Below is a genomic region from Rosa chinensis cultivar Old Blush chromosome 5, RchiOBHm-V2, whole genome shotgun sequence.
aggtttcctacaaataaaaggaaatggattaaaaatggtaaaatatcatggaagacaaatcaattttcataattatggggcacaattgcataagtaatttgtgactcaacaacgATATTACCCTCGACCTAATTAAAAACCTTCCATGTGCCACTCAtcatcatcctctctctctGCAGACCGGCgatagctctctctctcccctccctgTCTCCCTCTGCAGACCGGCGACAGCTCTCTCTTTCTATCTCTCGCTCTCGCTCTTGGCCAGCGCTCTCATCCCTCTCCGATTCGgcgatatctctctctctctcagcgcTTTCATCCCACTTCGATCCGAcgacatctctctctccccaccaCCGTCTCTGATCGATGGACCTCCACCACTGGAAACTGAGTTTTTCCGTAGCGGTCTGTTTGGTTTTGTaagaggccttttttttttttttttttaaatgggggCACAAGGCTTTAGGCCGGAGTCAGTTCGATcagaccttttttttctttttctttttgtaatgggggcagaaggcccagaaagaaagaaaaaagaaaaaaaaaggttttattaCAGGGCAGTAAACatctattaccccctaatagacgtttgATAAaagtctattggagggcaatagacgtctattggggggcaataaatattttgaattggATGTAATCTcatcgtttttttctttaatgtcTAATTTTACTGAAATTAGTTCCCTTTTCGGCGAGGCGACCGAAAGTTTTATTGGGgtgcaatagacatctattgggggtaataaactattgggggcaataaacctttccggtgacCTCTGgcaaggttttcagaaaagttcgATGGGCGGCAACTGGTGACCGGAATCAGGCGGCCGATGACCGAACTCcaacgaagtctcctatggtttctatctcttccattttctctttctctttctctaagtaacaaagggatgagggtaaaaatattatttaaaaaaaaaaaaaaaacttaatggggtattaagaAAAACTACCTTATAGTGTTTTgagtaaaagaaaattaaaaaaatttaattgggtaagtggaaaaaaaatccctaaaaatagggtaaatagacaaaaatccACAAACTTAACGTACTCTTTAGCCAAAGGGCAAAAGAACACGATGTTTGGAATCCTGCGAGTCACTCGATCTGCACCGCCGTCACGCACGTGCGGGAAGGAACCACCCGGTCTTTTTATTCAACAATTTACGCTCGCCCCCAATTAGTTCCCAAATCTGCAATCTCTTTCGATCACTCGGAAAAAGCCATGCCCCTATCCCCTGATGTCCAGGGCGACCAAGGCCAGATCCTGGTCCGCCTGAAGCGGCCCCATTCGTCCTCGTCGGAAGACCCTAGCCAGGACCAGAACCTAACCCTAACCCCTGTCACGGCTGAAGACCTTGATGTCCAGGGCGGCCAGCACCAGGAGCCGGACCCGGTCCAGGTCCAGCCGGCGAAGCCCTCTGGAGACCCTGATGTTCCGGGCGGCGAGCACCATGACCCGGACCCGGCCATGCCCCTATCCCCTATCGAGGTCCGCCTGAAGCGGCACCATTCGTCCTTGTTCGACTCTGATGTTGCGAAGCGGCCCCGTTCGTCCTTGTTCTCTGAAGACCCTGATGTTCCGGGCGGCCAGCACCACGACCCGGACCCGGCCATGCCCCTATCCCCTATAGTGGTCCGCCTGAAGCGGCACAATTCGTCCTTGTTCGAAGACCGTATACATGACCAGAACCTAACCCCTGTCACGGAAGACTCTGATGTTGCGAAGCGGCCCCGTTCGTCCTTATCCTCTGAAGACCCTGATGTCCAGGGCGGCCAGCACCAGAACCCGGACCCGGTCCAGCCCGTGAAGCCCTCAGAACCAGTAAGCCGTACGCTGAAGGAGATTCTCGATGAGTGCGGCCCGAACATGTCTAAAGAGCAAGAGCTCGAGTATGCTATGCTTTTTGCTAAGTGGAAAGGTACGTAttttgatttgtgttttagaGCTGTCAGGTCCCTAGTTTTGCTTGAAATTcaattgccttttttttttttttccttctttccttcTGTGGCTTTGCTATTTGAAAAAATTTTAGTGTTGCATTGTGTTGAGGTTTGAACTAGTACTTTTTCTGTTTGCAGTGTTCGAATGAAGAATTAAAGCAAAATGTCCTTTGCTTATATTCTAGTGATATCTGCTTGGAATTAGTTGCCGAGAATTGGTGTAATTGGCTTAAATATAAGTAGTTTTACTATAAAGTGCCACCAGTCGCCGAGAGGTTATGTGTCTCTTCTAGAGATATATAACATCTAATTTGGACTTGTTGTGTCaaagtttttcaaacaatttggtCTTTTAATTAAGTCAACTACTTCACTCGCCTAGTTGGTATCCCAATGTGATGCATAACTGACTTAGAATTCGTAAAGTGGATTGGTGTTGAGGGTTCATAGATGTCATTGCAGATGCAGCTTCACTACTTATATGTTTAATCACTCTTCTTATGACATACTGTCAATATAAATGatatttttggttttattttttcatcACCATAACTCATTCTTATGTATTTCAGAGGCCGAACCTATTACCAATCGCGTGATGGCCTCCATCCCGGAGCCTCTTTTTGGTGGACGCATTAACGTAGTACAGAGTTATGGTCCTGATACGCTAGCTGGTATGCTTTTGAAATTTGTACTTTACAGTCTGTGAGGAAGAGTCTGGAATTTGCTTGGTTTCTTGCTtgtctttgaaaaatatcatctCATAATTGAAAATATGTACTTTCAGTCTATGTAGTAGaatttggtttgtttgtttgtagTAGATATGGCAACAATTGATGGATACTGTCAGTCTGGAGATGTTGTGTATGTTTTTGAAGTAATCGAActctttaattaattacttctcCAGCCAAGTTTATAAGATGTAGAATTTGTAAAGTGAATAATTGTTAAGGGTTTCAAAGATGTCATTGCACCTGCAGCTTCTCTACTTGTATGTTTAATCAATAAGGATTTGTTTTTGCTCTTCTTATCACATACATACTATAGATATACTTGTCAACAGTGTTATTATTTTGGGATTTTTCATAGCCATCAgccattcttttctatttcagAGGCTGCAGCTGCTGGCACTAGCAAGAGTACACACCCTGATACACCTTTTTGGAATACTGTTTATCTGCATTTAAAATTTGTACTTGATTAGTTGATTTTACAATCTGTGATGAAGATTATCAGGAATTTGCTTGGTTTCTTTTGTGTCTTTTTAGGGGACGTAGTGTTATTTTCTCTGTGTTGTCTAtgaaaaatctcttcttataCTCGAAATTATCTACTTTTGGTCCATGTAGTAGAATtcagtttggttttgtttgtttgttaacCCTCCCCTCTGTTTAATGATGGAGCAGCAATGGATTCTCGAAGACAAAGAAGGGCAGAAAACCCAAAGTATTATGGAGAAGCAGCATTGAACGAATACATCGAACGTCAAAAGAGTACATGGGGGCCGTGTGAGATTTGTTTTAAGGCTGGTGACCATATTAGTTTGTACTGCCCATATCGTGACTATGTCCCCGAAGGCGCATCTGTTGGCCCTGGCGTTGAACTAGTTTGTCGGAATTGTGGACTTCCGGACCAGCACCCTGGTGCTAAACGTGCTATTCGCAAGTCGTGTTTCATTTGTGCATCAGACCACTGGGGTACTGATTGCCCGCGTGCTAAACAGCATAAAACGGTTCCATATAATCCCTTTCCCTTCAGCGACCGCTGAAACTGGTGTTACAAGGGGATTTGGTTATGTTAATTTTGTAATCAGGGCTTGATGCCCTTCTGattatatctccttgtatcttGAAAAACTTTCGGATTAGTAGGAAGACTTATTATCATGTATCAGAATGGAATACATATGAAGTTATCTGTTTCATTTCTGTGTAATTAGTAAGTGAGCTTTGGAGGTTGTCTATGGCTTCGAAAGGCATCGGTACCTATCTAAACCTTCAAAATTTGAAGTTGCCATGCAGTTGAGAATATTGTCCTATTTATATATGGGGGTAGCTTGTTCCGCCGGACTCTATTACACCACCTTATTTCCTCCGGTACATAAACCCGTGAGATGTTGTGGGTTTCTTTGCTTCCTGAATTTTCATATTTTAGCTGACTCCATCAGTATAACCATATAATCTTTGAGTGGTTCTGGTTGGAtctctaaatttgatatttggacttttattttacaagtattcaaaaaagtgaattgaATCTTCAACAAATAGAAGAtgttcaaatatcaaatttggaggtttaaCTAGAATCATCCCATAATCTTTTTatatcctttaaaaaaaaatctttttataTCAGTCCAATCACAGAACCTATTAGATGTTGCGATTAACAAAAAGCAAACCAAAATTTCCATCAATTTATAGATGTCCCCAATTATAACAGAATGCTTATACACACCTGTAAAAATTACATTAGCAATCCATCTGTAAGCCCCGTTATCGAGCTTAATTGAGATCGtttgataattatttatttacgatCTCAGAAATTATTAATggtgctcgagaatatttttcagaatttttaaCAAAGTGAAATTCTTGGCAACGGTTGTTGAGCGTGCTACTATATTTGAGTGCTTCGAATACACTACTTGGAAGCATGTGTACGTCGGCGGCAGTGAGGATTGATTGTGTCGTCTTTCAGCCAAGATTCGATGGCATCGTGGTTCGTTGGTTGCGGTACTGGTGCGGTATTGGTGAGTGGTCCTTCGCAACGCGGGTCGGGGGCATGGCATGGGTCGTGGGCTTCTCCAGGGTGGTGGGCCTGTCCAAAATCATGGGCCCGTCTTCAGTCCTTGGGCCTCTGTTGGTGGGCTTATAGTATGTATcatttaattttgttattttgtatCAAGTTTAGGTGTAGTTTATCTACAATAAATCCCTACCAACTCTTGGTAAGGTCACGTGGGCTAGGTACCAGGCTGCATACTCAGTATGCCTTGTCTGCCCCAGCGAGGCAGCAGATCTTGAATTGggtgcaacctcctagtggcaagaTGAAACATCGTGTCTGCAGATTTATTTCTGATCGTCAGCGTTTTGGGAAAGCTATTTTACTTTATCGTGAATCTCGGACAACGTAAAGTAAATGACTTCGAAATCCAGTTAGGGGATTCAGAGCCTTTCTCGGTTAGTAGTAGTTAGGGGATTCATAGCCTTTCTCGGCTAGtagttttcttgttttctatAAAGTGATGCATGTTAAATTGCATGGTGTGgttatgttcaaatgcaatgcatacttaCCATTCCGTGAGAGATAATGTCGATaacttgagagcgaagggtggcacTGACTTCTTTGGGTTTGATCCCCTTAACCTCCGTAGGGATAGTTACACCGATCGGACGGTGCTTCGATCGTAATGACAACCCGATTCCTTGTGTGCAGCTAGGTAGGTATTAGTAAATAGAtagtggacgctctcgctacgcttacttGGTTATGATTGATTAAAATGACAGCAGTATATAAGTTACTACGTATGTTTATgcagatttgtgtaacatttgtcTTTCTACTagtagaaataaataaatctgtCCACATTGAAACCGCACCGCACCTCACCGAAAAATGGTGTAACTGAAATAAGCAGTCCATCATTTTAAAATGCGGTTGCGATTTGGAATATAGCAAAATCGAAAAAAGAAGCGGTTTGGGCATCAAACGAAGCCGAACCGCACTTTGCCCACCCCTAACTaaagtgagtgagttaagtgatatttttaaaaattcAGTGAGTTGAGTCTCGAATGGATCATAACTTAGTGATCATttgtgatttattttattttatttttttatttaataatatTCTTAGAGCTGACCAAATCGATGGTTTGTTTTAACACAAGTAACACTTTGTCTCTGGTTGAGCGCGAAAAGTCCAAACCGACCCCAAACGTTAACATGCTGCTTGtccaaaaagagaaacatacTGCTTTTGGATTCCTAGAGGAGATATTAGCAGATACTCTTTTCCAGGTTAATGTCAGgtcgtgtttttttttcttcaggtcAGTCACGTCTCTTATTTAAAAAAGCACCTTGTCTGTCTGAAATGAAAGAGAAAGGGAAACCAACTCTTTGGTCTAGGAGGGTAGTGAACGAGAAGGGCTCAGAACaatggggaagaagaaaccaaccCACTCCTTCGCTTCTTATCCTCTCCCCTTCCAACACTACTAGTTAACTCAACCCCAATTTTCACTTGCTACTTTCTAATATCGCACTTTCCATTTCGATTACTTTCTTACCCGTCTCACATACCCACAGAGATCATATGTAGCTTGTGTGAGTTCCTCCATTTTTGCAACTTTCTgtaaataaagatcaaaactttgttAGTTTTTCGGTTTTGGCTTCTTTGTTTAGTTTACTTAATGGAGCTTTCTCAACTTTTCAGGGGTCTAGCCGCTGTGTGTAAAGCTTATTTCTTTCAAGTCTACTCCAAAAATTCAATTCCAGATTTCCGGCAAGCTTGTAAGCAATTTCCAGGTCATTGCACCCATCTTTCTTTTAAGTTTGGAAATCTTTAATTTCATATGTGTTTGGTTGTTTCAGATTTCAAAAGGAACTGCTCTGATCAAATCTTTGATAAGTTTCTTGATTGAGCTTAGATTTTACAACTTTAGCTGCTAGTAGTGTTAAGTTAGAGCTAAAAAAGGGCAATGGGTAGGACAAGAATCAGAAATTTTGTTGATTGCAGCAAAGGAATTAATTCCATCAAAGTTTTAATGCTCAAATCTGTGAGCTTTTGATCATTTGCTCTAAGTTAGGCTGTACTTGTAAGTTGTAAGAAGTCAGAGAGAGCTTAACACATGCACCCAACATGTTCAAGGTttgaattttctcaattttagattAACACTTGCCTTTTTCTCAATAATGGGTGTGAGAATACTTGTGACATTTTAGGCCAGCCAAAACCTTTAGCTGTAGGAAGCTCAAAGGGTTTGGCTTCACAGTCTCACTAGCTCACCGACTTTTATTTTAGCTAGGTCTGAGGCCTGTGTTCATGAGGAAGATGGTCCATctatctctctctgttttttttttttttaaatatcttTTTCATGATTATATATACATGTCATTTCAGTTTGAATTGTACTTTCTTCTGGGCAACTAAAGAGTCATGCGTGATTGTATTGCTTCCTCATTGCAATGCAGGTTGGATACTTTTGTTTTAAGACGAAACTAATGAAATAGCTCATAGAAATCAATATCTCGCAATATTTCATCTCTATGTTGATGGTGCTATCAAAGTTTGTTTATTAACGTTATGAGATATAAAATGTTACTGTGATAAATCTGGCGTATATTTTTCTTCATATTATCTAGGCTTCTAAAGTTCCCCCTCATATGTATTTCAGGTTCAGCCACATCGACTATAGGAACGAACATGACAGTGGTTTGCGAGCGTCATAATCGTTCAGTTGCTGATCTTTGTTATGGTCCAGTGACTCCAGATGGGGTCTTGCTCCTCACTGCTAGTGAAGGTATGCATTGATATTAGAATGGTTGATATAACTTTTTTCTGATAATCAAATTTCAGAGATTCTTTCATTATCTTGTTTGGCTATTGTCCTCCTCGGGCCTTGGCATGCCCCGGAGTTTTGGTGAACTGTACCTCACCCTATTTCCTTGGAGagacatatatattatatgaaaGGTGAATTATTGCAGCATGTAATCGAAGTCTGATTTCCTCTTTCTAAATTTCTCAGAAATAATAATCAACTCATAGAATGAACTGTAAACAATCTCTTTGAGATCTATTTAGAACTTAAAAGCACATAGAGAATCGACAATTGTAGAGAAATTTTATAACTTTGAGGTGTGGAGTGAGTTCTTGATATAATTTGAGCTTGCTCATTTTAATTGTGATTTTCCATTTATTGAAGTAATTAAGTGGGAAAGTTATATCAAAACTTTTACTTGTGTTCGCTAGATCACACTGCCATCTTACGAAATGGAGAGACAGGAGGATTCATCCATAAATTTGAAGGACATGAAGGACAAGTGTGGAGTTGCGATATAAATTCAATGGGACGACTGGCTGCAACCGCCTCGGAAGATTGTACAGTGTATGTTTTTATGTATGcatatgtttttttcttttttttcatcagGGTGGATCAGTAACGCCCTAATATATAGTCAACTTTTTACTCTAATCATAATCCTATTAGATTAGTACCAAACAATGGCCAAGATTACATTTATTATACTTAATTTTACTTTCTACTCACTATTTAATATCATTAAATTTAACCTTAATTTGCTGCAGACTCAGAATCTATCACAATCTAGTCATTGAAGATATAACGAGATGAAtgttgattattttgttttctgcGCAAGAAAAGTATATGTTTAATTGGAATGCATTTGTTTTGccgatgaaaaaaaaaagaaaaaagaaaaaaaaaaaggaggaaggaaTCATCATCTTCCAATACCAGGATCGAGTTTCATCTTTTATatctatcatttttttttctcatatttctCACTTCCAATTCCAGCTTCTAGAATCTCTAGCGATGAAGAGTGGTAATGTTACTGGAAGCTTAAGTTCTCTCTTTGGTGGTGATCGTTAGAAACCATAAAAAAATCGAGATGAGGGATTGAGGAATTTGTTATGTTTCATCCTTGTTTTCTCATTATAGTTATCAACTTATCATCCATGTAAAGTTGACTAATGGTGACTATTAGTTAAGACTAATTAAGAAGAGGTACACACAGTTGAACAATATGGTACAAGCACCATTACTAAGGTGAATAGATATACTCCCCgacctagctctgctagggttttagACAGGCCCTCATCTCTTACACCTTTGCCATCTTCTCTGATGACTATCTGGGGAGGAAACTCCCTAATAAccgcttcctcttcttctctccgagtgagatttattttgtttgctcTGTTTTCTCCTCTAGGCTGACCTTtttcaacttaaaaaaaaaatgtaaagctGACTAATGAATTAATTCAATAAGTGTAATCTAGGCCATTATTTAGGTAGTAATCTAATGGATTATAATAAGAGTAAAAGGTTGACTACTGATCTACCCgcgtttttaattttttagatGATCATTCTTATTATTGAATTCTTTAATATTGTATGTGCACATATAGTTGAATGCGAGATTCTTTCTTGTCCAGGAGAATTTGGGATATAAATGCTAGACAGTGTGTACATAAATTTTCAGAGGGCAATATAATGCAGTCATGTGCTTTTTCACTGGTAATTCTATCTTCCTTTTAGTATCATTATTAATTGCTATATGATCCAAATCAGGTGTATGTATATAGAACTATTTTGTGGCTAGACTTTACCGAGTCACTATTTTCTTATAGGTTGGCAACTATATTGTTATGGGGGGATTTAGAGATAATCTCAAATTGTACGACTTGCATCAAGTTGATACTCCGATATGGCAAATAGCAAACCTTGATGCATGTGTTAGATCTGTGGCATGGATGGACGACCATAGACTAATGGTTTCTTTTAGTGATAAAGTGGGTTT
It encodes:
- the LOC112202317 gene encoding serine-threonine kinase receptor-associated protein isoform X1 encodes the protein MTVVCERHNRSVADLCYGPVTPDGVLLLTASEDHTAILRNGETGGFIHKFEGHEGQVWSCDINSMGRLAATASEDCTVRIWDINARQCVHKFSEGNIMQSCAFSLVGNYIVMGGFRDNLKLYDLHQVDTPIWQIANLDACVRSVAWMDDHRLMVSFSDKVGFRVWDIRGPPCIKEIRTHSSVTSIELHQSKNYITTMSANTATIWNLTFNPLVELCVPRISESASFRPQNDILIVGGDDRVVRILGVKDRTEISVVGGGFHMGPIQCVRFSPNGQSFAAGSRDGRTIIRKIDIQMEDVND
- the LOC112164460 gene encoding uncharacterized protein LOC112164460 isoform X2, translating into MPLSPDVQGDQGQILVRLKRPHSSSSEDPSQDQNLTLTPVTAEDLDVQGGQHQEPDPVQVQPAKPSGDPDVPGGEHHDPDPAMPLSPIEVRLKRHHSSLFDSDVAKRPRSSLFSEDPDVPGGQHHDPDPAMPLSPIVVRLKRHNSSLFEDRIHDQNLTPVTEDSDVAKRPRSSLSSEDPDVQGGQHQNPDPVQPVKPSEPVSRTLKEILDECGPNMSKEQELEYAMLFAKWKAMDSRRQRRAENPKYYGEAALNEYIERQKSTWGPCEICFKAGDHISLYCPYRDYVPEGASVGPGVELVCRNCGLPDQHPGAKRAIRKSCFICASDHWGTDCPRAKQHKTVPYNPFPFSDR
- the LOC112164460 gene encoding uncharacterized protein LOC112164460 isoform X1 codes for the protein MPLSPDVQGDQGQILVRLKRPHSSSSEDPSQDQNLTLTPVTAEDLDVQGGQHQEPDPVQVQPAKPSGDPDVPGGEHHDPDPAMPLSPIEVRLKRHHSSLFDSDVAKRPRSSLFSEDPDVPGGQHHDPDPAMPLSPIVVRLKRHNSSLFEDRIHDQNLTPVTEDSDVAKRPRSSLSSEDPDVQGGQHQNPDPVQPVKPSEPVSRTLKEILDECGPNMSKEQELEYAMLFAKWKEAEPITNRVMASIPEPLFGGRINVVQSYGPDTLAAMDSRRQRRAENPKYYGEAALNEYIERQKSTWGPCEICFKAGDHISLYCPYRDYVPEGASVGPGVELVCRNCGLPDQHPGAKRAIRKSCFICASDHWGTDCPRAKQHKTVPYNPFPFSDR
- the LOC112202317 gene encoding serine-threonine kinase receptor-associated protein isoform X2, which translates into the protein MTVVCERHNRSVADLCYGPVTPDGVLLLTASEDHTAILRNGETGGFIHKFEGHEGQVWSCDINSMGRLAATASEDCTVRIWDINARQCVHKFSEGNIMQSCAFSLVGNYIVMGGFRDNLKLYDLHQVDTPIWQIANLDACVRSVAWMDDHRLMVSFSDKVGFRVWDIRGPPCIKEIRTHSSVTSIELHQSKNYITTMSANTATIWNLTFNPLVELCVPRISESASFRPQNDILIVGGDDRVVRILGVKDRTEISVGGGFHMGPIQCVRFSPNGQSFAAGSRDGRTIIRKIDIQMEDVND